A region of Gemmatimonadota bacterium DNA encodes the following proteins:
- a CDS encoding response regulator translates to MPKILLVEDDEMNRDMLSRRLERRGYVVVIAVDGERGVALASSEGPDLILMDMSLPLLDGWGATRQLKDDPATRSIPVIALTAHAMAGDQEKALAAGCDDFDTKPVELTRLLGKIDALLARRIPR, encoded by the coding sequence GTGCCCAAGATCCTGCTCGTAGAGGACGACGAGATGAACCGCGACATGCTCTCGCGCCGGCTCGAGCGGCGGGGGTACGTGGTAGTCATCGCTGTGGATGGCGAGAGAGGCGTCGCCCTGGCCAGCTCCGAGGGGCCGGACCTGATCCTCATGGACATGAGCCTGCCCCTGCTGGATGGCTGGGGCGCCACCCGTCAGCTCAAGGACGATCCGGCCACCCGCTCCATTCCTGTCATCGCACTGACTGCCCACGCCATGGCCGGCGACCAGGAGAAGGCGCTCGCCGCGGGGTGCGACGACTTCGACACCAAGCCGGTCGAGCTCACGCGCCTGTTGGGCAAGATCGACGCGCTCCTGGCCAGGCGGATCCCGCGATGA